From a single Strix uralensis isolate ZFMK-TIS-50842 chromosome 27, bStrUra1, whole genome shotgun sequence genomic region:
- the SMIM7 gene encoding small integral membrane protein 7: MIGDLLLCGTLLMNAGAVLNFRLRKRDTEGFGEESREPTTGDNIREFLLSLRYFRIFIALWNVFMMFCMIVLFGS; encoded by the exons atgaTCGGGGACCTGCTGCTCTGCGG GACGCTGCTGATGAACGCCGGGGCCGTGCTCAACTTCAGGCT gaggaagagagacacgGAGGGGTTCGGCGAGGAGTCGAGGGAACCCACGACCG GTGACAATATCAGAGAGTTCTTGCTGAGTCTCAGATATTTTCGAATCTTCATTGCCTTGTGGAATGTCTTCATGATGTTCTGCATGATTGT GTTATTTGGATCTTGA